The Achromobacter spanius genome includes the window ATTGTTGAACGCAGCCAGCCGGCCCTCGAGAGCCGGCACGGCACAAGGAGGAGACATGCAACTTGAGGACATCGGGCAGACGACGCCGGCCCGCACCCTGGTCGTGGAAGAGAGCGACTGGGCGCAATTGACCCGCGCCGACGCCATGCGCCTGACGACGCTGTTCCTGGCGGCGCGCCGCTTCGAAGAAAAGATTCTGTTGCTGGACAAGCTGAACCTGGTGCACGGGCCCGCGCATTCCAGCATCGGTCAGGAGGGTGGGGCGGCGGGCTGCATCGCGGCGCTACCGATCGACACGCTGATGAATGGCACGCACCGCGCGCACCACCAATGTGTGGCCAAGGCCGTCAACGCGCTGTATGACGAGAGCACGGATCCGGTCGCAAGCGGACTGAGCTTGCGCATGCGCCAAGAGATCCAAGGTCTGATGCACGAGATCCTGGGCCTGAAGGACGGCTGGACAGGGGGACGCGGGGGGTCGATGCATTTGCGCCGCGCCGACCTGGGCATCATGGGCACGAACGCCATTGTGGCGGGCGGAATCCCCATTGCGTGCGGCCACGCATTCGCGGAAAAACAGCGCCGATCCGGCAAGCTGATGGTCACCTTCTTTGGCGACGGCGCCGTGCACCAAGGCGCCACCCATGAAGCCATGAACCTGGCGGCGCTGTACGGCCTGCCCATGATCTTCTTCCTGGAGAACAACAAGTACGCCGTGTCGATGAGCGTGGAGCAATCCACTTTTCAGACCGAGCTGCTGACGCGCCCGCAGGGCCACGGCATCGCGGCGGTCAAGGTCGACGGCATGAACCCCTATGCCGTCTGGCTCGCCACGCGCTGGGCGCGCGAGCACATCGAACGCGAAGGCAAGCCGGCGTTTATCCTGGCCGAGGTCTACCGCTATTACCACCAAAGCTCCTCCATTCCCGGCAGCGCATTTGGATACCGCACGCGCGACGAAGAGAACGCCTGGAAAGCGCGCGACCCGTGGCTGTTCCTGCAACATGAACTGACCGATCGCGGCATCCTGGGGGCCGATGAGTTGGCCGCCATCGACACGGCGGTGTCCGATGCCATGGACGCGGCAGCGGCATCCTGCGTGGAGGGCGCGGGTTCGTCGGCGCGCATTCGTCCCGAACTCTGGCCCGAGGCGGCAAGCGTGGACGCTAACCTGAACAGCGACATGCGGGAATTCGAGGGCGTGCGCTTTGCGGAGTCGGAAGACTACGCCGCCCAGGACATGGAAGACCTTTCCTACATTGAAGCCATGTCGCGCACGATGGGCGCGCGCATGGCCGAGGACGAACGCATCTATGTCTTTGGCGAAGACGTCGCCAACATGGGCGGCGGTACAGTGGGCGCCACGCGTGGCCTGACGGAAACCTATGCCGGGCGCCTGGTCAATACGCCCATCACGGAAAACGGCTTTTGCGGCCTGGCCACCGGCGCGGCTCTGTCGGGCTTGAGGCCCGTGGTCGAGCTGATGTACAGCGATTTCTTCTTGGTGGCGGGCGACCAGTTGCTGAACCAGGCGGGCAAGATCCGCCATCTGTTCAACGGCACGGCAAGCGTGCCGCTGGTGTTGCGCACGCGCATCCCGGGCGCGGAGGGCTATGGATCGCAGCATTCCATGGATCCGGCCGGGGTGTTTGCGTTGTTCCCCGGATGGCGCATCGTGGCGCCGTCCAATGCCTTTGATTACGTGGGCCTGATGAATTCGGCGCTGCGCTGCGAAGATCCGGTGCTGGTGATCGAACCGCAAGAACTGCACAAGCGCAAGGCCCCGGTGCCCAAGAACCTGGACTACTACATTCCGATTGGCCGCGCCAAGCGGGTGCAAGAAGGCGAGCAGATTACATTGCTGGCCACGCTGACGATGGTGGACCGCTGCGTGCAGGTGGCGGCCGAGATGGGCGTGAGCGCCGACATCATCGACCTGCGGACGTTGTCGCAGCGCGACATCGATTACGACACCATCGGCGCATCGGTCATGAAGACGGGCCGGGTGGCGATTGTCGAGCAGACCACGCGGGGGGCCAGCCTCGGCGCGCTGATCGCCGATGAGATCCAGCGCCGCTACTTCGATTATCTGGATCAGCCCGTGCAACGAGTGACGGGCCGCTGGGCGCCGCCGACGGTGTCGCAGGCCCTGGAGCGCGCGGCGCTGGCGGGCGAAGACGATATCCGCTCGCGCCTGGGCGCCATGCTGCAAGACAGCGGCCTGATCCCTCAACCAGGAAACGTCCATGCCCTGCGCGCTTGAAGGCAAGACCATACTGATCACGGGCGCGGCCGGCGGCATCGGCAGCGCGACCGCGCGCGTGTGCGCCGAGCAGGGCGCGTCGCTCGTGCTGGCGGATCGTGATGCCCCGGAGCCCTTGGCGGCGGAACTGCGCGCGCGCAACGTGCCGGCCCGCGCGGTGGCGTTCGACGTGACAGACCGCGCCGCCACCGAGGCCGCCATTGCCGGCATCGACCGACTGGATGCCCTGGTGGCCAACGCGGGTTACTGCCCCTGGGACGACTGGAATGCCGAGGGCTGGGATCAGGTGTTTCATCAGGTCATCGACATCAATCTGCTGGGCGTCATGCACCTGACGCGCGCCGCGCTGGCCAAGATGGCGGGCCAGGGATGCGGGCGCATGGTGCTGGTGTCGTCGGTGGCGGCGCGCATGGGCGGGCTGGCGGCCAGTCCGCACTACGTGGCGGCCAAGGGGGGCACGCACGCATTCGTGAAATGGCTGGCGCGCAAGGCGGCGGAGTCTGGCGTAAACGTCAATAGCGTCGCGCCCGGGGCCACCGATACGGGAATGACCCACGGCGCCGCGCTGGATACGAATAAAATTCCCCTGCGACGCATGGCCCAGCCCCGCGAGATCGCCTTGCCCATCGCCTTTCTATGCTCCGATGGCGCAAGCTACCTATGCGGCGCCACGCTGGACGTGAACGGTGGCGTCTACATGACTTAGGCGTACACATGGACAACAGCATCCTGGAAGGCCTGCTCAACAAGCAGGAACGCGTAACCGTCGCGGATCAGATCTATCAACGTACGCGGGAGCTCTTGATGAGCGGGGCCGTGCCGCCCGGCGAAAAGGTCACGCTGCGCGGCCTGGCCGCGGCGCTGAACACCAGCCCGATGCCGGTGCGTGAAGCAGTCAACAAACTGGTGGCCGAAGGGGCATTGGAAATGCTGCCTACTCGTGGTGTGCGCGTGCCCAAGCCCAGCCTGCCGAGATTTCGGGAAGTGGTGCGCATCCGCTGCTGCCTGGAGGGTTTCGCCGCGGCGGAAGCCGTGAAGATCATCAGCGACGAGACCGTGGCGCGCATCGAACACTACGCGCAGGAGTTCGACAAGTTGGGACATCAGCGCAAGATCGATACGCTGAAGACGATCCAGGCCAACCGCAATCTGCATTTCACCTTGTACGAAGCGGCATCGA containing:
- a CDS encoding alpha-ketoacid dehydrogenase subunit alpha/beta, coding for MQLEDIGQTTPARTLVVEESDWAQLTRADAMRLTTLFLAARRFEEKILLLDKLNLVHGPAHSSIGQEGGAAGCIAALPIDTLMNGTHRAHHQCVAKAVNALYDESTDPVASGLSLRMRQEIQGLMHEILGLKDGWTGGRGGSMHLRRADLGIMGTNAIVAGGIPIACGHAFAEKQRRSGKLMVTFFGDGAVHQGATHEAMNLAALYGLPMIFFLENNKYAVSMSVEQSTFQTELLTRPQGHGIAAVKVDGMNPYAVWLATRWAREHIEREGKPAFILAEVYRYYHQSSSIPGSAFGYRTRDEENAWKARDPWLFLQHELTDRGILGADELAAIDTAVSDAMDAAAASCVEGAGSSARIRPELWPEAASVDANLNSDMREFEGVRFAESEDYAAQDMEDLSYIEAMSRTMGARMAEDERIYVFGEDVANMGGGTVGATRGLTETYAGRLVNTPITENGFCGLATGAALSGLRPVVELMYSDFFLVAGDQLLNQAGKIRHLFNGTASVPLVLRTRIPGAEGYGSQHSMDPAGVFALFPGWRIVAPSNAFDYVGLMNSALRCEDPVLVIEPQELHKRKAPVPKNLDYYIPIGRAKRVQEGEQITLLATLTMVDRCVQVAAEMGVSADIIDLRTLSQRDIDYDTIGASVMKTGRVAIVEQTTRGASLGALIADEIQRRYFDYLDQPVQRVTGRWAPPTVSQALERAALAGEDDIRSRLGAMLQDSGLIPQPGNVHALRA
- a CDS encoding SDR family NAD(P)-dependent oxidoreductase, whose amino-acid sequence is MPCALEGKTILITGAAGGIGSATARVCAEQGASLVLADRDAPEPLAAELRARNVPARAVAFDVTDRAATEAAIAGIDRLDALVANAGYCPWDDWNAEGWDQVFHQVIDINLLGVMHLTRAALAKMAGQGCGRMVLVSSVAARMGGLAASPHYVAAKGGTHAFVKWLARKAAESGVNVNSVAPGATDTGMTHGAALDTNKIPLRRMAQPREIALPIAFLCSDGASYLCGATLDVNGGVYMT
- a CDS encoding GntR family transcriptional regulator, with translation MDNSILEGLLNKQERVTVADQIYQRTRELLMSGAVPPGEKVTLRGLAAALNTSPMPVREAVNKLVAEGALEMLPTRGVRVPKPSLPRFREVVRIRCCLEGFAAAEAVKIISDETVARIEHYAQEFDKLGHQRKIDTLKTIQANRNLHFTLYEAASMPLLVTMIENIWLQIAPLFSLSMSSKDRKSESWESFSHHDKLLQALRRRDADGARDAVVADISDAATYIEKTGNLSPT